Genomic segment of Meles meles chromosome 17, mMelMel3.1 paternal haplotype, whole genome shotgun sequence:
GCTACCTTGCACGGAACTGGAAAGTGTggatgcagagagaaaggagccGAACTGGGGGCACGTGGCTGGGTCAGTCGGTAGAGCGCGCCGCTCCTGACCTGGGGTCGTAGGTTTGAGTCCCTCGGCGGGTGCAGAGggtactttaaaaaaacagcacAATCTTTCTGGACTGAGTGACGGACATAGAGTCAACCACATTAGAGGTCGGCGATATTCAGAGGGATGAGGTCACCACGATAAAGAGGTTAAGGGCAGTGAAGGACAGGAAGACTTCCTAGGGGAGGTGGCGGTTGATCTGGGTGGGAAAGGGAGCAAGAATTCATCAGCCTGCAGGAGAGAGGCATTTCAGTCAGCAGAACAGCACCTGCAGGAGTACGGAGGGAGCTCGGGAAATGACAAACGAGTGTGgttgtgcagagggagagggacgaaGAGAGCCTGGAGGGGCAGAGCCCCGGCCGCACCCGGGGAACAGCCAGGGGAACAGCCAGGAGCCAAAGAACACATTACACACAGGTCAAGGTCAGGtttgcatgtttgtttgttttttttaaagattttatttatttatttatttgacagcgagagagagacatcacaagtagacagagaggcaggcagagagagagagagagagggaagcaggctccctgccgagcagagagcccgatgtgggactcgatcccaggaccctgagatcatgacctgagccgaaggcagaggcttaacccactgagccacccaggcgcccccaggtttGCATGTTTTAAAGATTCTTTCTGCACCAGGAGCTCAGAGCAGGGTGAAGCTGGGGCAGAGAGCGCCTGAGAGCGGACGGCCGCAGTGCAGGTGAGAGTCGTGAGGTCTGAACTAGTAAACGTAATCATGACAGCTTTCTGCCATATCGGCTGGTCGGCGTCCCCCGTCTGGCAGTtttcgtccccccccccccccccccaactaatGCCCAGTCTGCAGGCAAGGCAGCCTAGGCTCCTAGCCCCAGGCGAGAGATCTGAAGgggcagaaaacagaaaatatccaaGCCttcagaggagcagaggagactCCGAGTTGAGACAAAATGGTGGGAGATGTGGGGAAAGTGGATGTTCCCTGAGACCAGAACGGGTCTCCTTTGCTCTCCACGCAGGGGAGTGGTACCTAGACTCCTGCTGTAGAGGTCCCACTCCCTGCTTTCCGGGAAGGACCTGGGCAGGCGGACCCTCACAGGGAACAGTGGTGTAATGAGGCCCTTATGTACAGAAACCCCCAACCCAGCCAGAAAGGAAGTGCCCGGATGAGTTACCCCCTCTTCCACTTGGGTTGAGGGCCTCTGGGCCTGAGAGGCCCAGTGGATTGTAAGGAGACGGCTAAGGACCCAACGGGCCTTCCCTCTCAAGTCTTAGCATCTCATACTCCCTCCAACTTGGCCTCCACCGTGGGAGAAAGGAGGGGGCCAACCCGCTGACTCACACTGTCTCCACCATCCCAGTGCAACAGGGACCAGAAACAGGGCCTAAGGAGAGTATTTCTTACATACCGGCGTTAGGGACCACAGGCAGCAATGACACGCATTTATTGTATGGGGAGAGGGTTCAGAGGTCGAACCAGTAGGACCAAGTGTGGGGTCAAGGATACCTCCTGAGGGGGTCAAGGATGCCTCCCATGGTTCCAGCTGACGCCGGGAACAGGGGATGGGTAAATGGAGGGAAACAGGAATTTCACATGGGCAAGCCAAGTCTAGAATCGAATTTTAGAAATGATGGGCTTATCATTAGTAGGAAAGTCAGAGGACTGAATGGAGCGTTCATGGAAGCGTCTACACAAAGGACAGAGGGGTGGGTCTGTCTGCATTCAAGGGTGGACAGGGGCAGCAAAGGAGAACAGGGAAGAGAAGGATCCAGGACACAGTGGAGCCTGGAGGCCAAGTGAGGAGATAGTTGCAAGGATACGTCACCTAAAATGGAAATCGAACAAGCAGGTGATTGAGAAAGGGTCCCTAGGACATGGAGAGGTCAGCGGAACTTGGCAAGCATAGTTTCAGTCCCCAAGCTTTTCTCCTTAAGGGAAGCCTGCTGAGTGGCCACGGCCTGAGCTGCCTGTCTGGCCCTGGGCAGGCTCTGGTGGCATCCTGGAGGCCAGCCTGTAGGCAGGAGCGGTGGCAGCCGAGAAAGCCTGCTTTGGCCGTGGGCCCCATATGAGGCACCCAGCACCACACAGGCCCTCAGCAAAGGCTGCCCAGTGCAGGGTGGCCCCGTGGCTTCCTGGTAATTTTGTTTCTGGCAAAGCCCTCTTTACTTAAAAGAGACCTCTCTGCCTGGAAACGAGGGTGTTTTCTTTCTGCTGCAGGCCACCCTGCCTGGGTTGGCGCCGCAGGCTCCTGTCGTCCTGGGGCCTGCTGTCCTCTCATGCAGGACGTGGAGGCTGCGGGTCAGCGGAGCCGGGAAAAGGGTTGGGAAAGCAGAGAGACTCTTCTGATTTCCAGCCCCTTCCTGGCCATCAACTTTAACCCCACTCGCAAATGTGAAATGTACCCGCGCgcgtgtctgtgtgcgtgtggaAGGGTTCACTTCTAGAGCAGTCCAGGCCTCATTACAGCTTGCAATCGCGGTGCGCTGGAAAGAACCAGAGGCTGATTAGCCCAGAATCAGAGACCCCCCCGGGCCTGGTCCCAGCTCCACCACTGCTCTGTGACCTCGGGGCGGTCCCACCTGCTTCCAGAGCCtggtcccctcccccagagagtGACAGTACAGGACAGAGCATCCCTGAGGTCCTAACTGGTAACAAGCCAGCACGCTTTGAGTCCTTGCTTGCCGGGAGGGACTTGAGGGGTGTGTGCAGGGGCGAGGGGGGCAGGAAGGGCAATGGAACGCAGGTAACCGGGCCTGACCGCCGTCAGTGGCGCAGCACTAAGATAGGGCGCCTGAACTGCCCATCAAAACATTCCTGGGGTGGAGGGCGGTACCTGGTTGTCTGGTAACcccagggctctgagctcagagcTTGGCGAGGTAACCCAAGCCAGAGGGACCATTCCAGAAGGCCAGCCACAGGGCAATCGAGGGAGGTAAGGCATCCCGTGGCTCAGGCCCCAAGGCCTGCTGGGGGGTAGCTAGGGACGCCCCACGGATGAGGGTCTTGAAGGCAAGATTCCTAGGTGTTCTTGGTCACAGGGGGAGTTTCTTTAAAAGGAGGatcacctctgcctgcctctcttaaaaaagagggggaaggacaaaggaagggggagggactGAGAGCCCAAGCCTGAGTCTTTGCCacgccttcccccacccccactcccccggCTCCTGGGAGGAGAGCTCAGGAAAAggcttttctttgcctttccaggGGAGAAGTGAGATCCTGGTGGGGAAAAGCATATTCGAAGCCACCGCAGGGTCTGGGGGATGGGACTAGCCGGCCACGGAGAAGAGGTCCCCCGAGAGGGCGTGGGCAGTGAAGGGAGAGACGGCGTTCTCCCCGCCAAGCTGCCTCCTTGCCAACTCACTGGCCCGTTCAGCTCCGCGTCCCTGGTGCCCGGTGGCTGCTTGTATGCAGCAGGCGCTTACGGACGGCTGGCTTGATCTACACCTTGGGATCAGGCAGCAGGAGCCCCCGTCCTTGTGAGTGGCCGGGTGGCCGGGGAGGAACAGCATGGAGCATGGAGGGGGCGATGGGCAGAGGCCCTGCATGTCCTCTGTGTACTCCTTCGCTCCTTCAGTGAGGACGGTGTGGGCTGGGAACGTGTATGTGACACGTATATTACACGGCGTTTCCCTTGTGAAGCCGGTTCCCAGCGCACAGCTCAGTGGTGTGAGGTACACTCGCATCGCTGTGTGCATCTCAGTCCGCGAACATTTACGGAGAACGTGGTCTGTGCCAGCCCTTCAGATCTCCCCGATCTAGCCCGGGAGACAGACAGGACAGTCAGCAACTTTGACCCGGCGTGATCGACGCCGTGAAGGACACAGGCCTAGGTGCCCTGGGAGTCCAGAAGGACCCAGACGGCTGAGGGGGGAGGCTTCTGGAGGGCACTGTTACTTAGTCCCGAAGGACCAAGAATGAGTTGCGACATTGGAGGAAGGcttgacagggccccgggggcatCACTGAGGCAAAGTAAGATGACGGAGAGAAGGCCTGGAACCCCGAGGTGGCCGGAGGGCGGGAGTGGGGCTGAGTTACCCTGGAGGGTCCTGCTTTGGAGGAAGCCAAGGGTAACAGGCTGACCCTTCTGCTCCCCACTGTCAGCACCATATGCCTTTCTCCAACCCTGAGGCCGCGCCCCGAGGGCCTGAGCCTGAGCCCTCGAGctccaagaagaagaagaagagaaagcgGCCACAGCACGAGGCCAGCATCCAAGCCCTCACCAGGGCTGGCCACGGAGCCCTACTGGCTGGCCGGAGCCACGAAGCCTTGACTTGCTTCCAGAGGGCCTTCGTCCTGGCCTCTGAGCCCCCACAAGCCCGGGACACCCCTGTTTTCCGGGCCTGTGCCCTCAACCTGGGGGCCGCCTACGTGGAGACTGGGGACCCAGCCCGAGGCCTGGAGCTGCTGCTGCGAGCCCAGCCCGCAGAGAAGCCACAGGGCCGATGTCACGGGGACCAGTGTTTCAACGTGGCTTTGGCCTACGAGGCCCTGGGCAAGCTGCCTCAAGCTTTGGCCTGGTACCGCAGGGCCCTGGGCCACTACCGGCCACTCGGCGACCGGGGACAAGCCCAGGCAAAAATGGGAGCCTGCTACCGGGCCCTGGGACAGCCCGAGATCGCAGCCTGGTGTCTGCAGGAGGCTAGCCAGGCCTATGCCCAAGCTGGGCAGCCCCAGGCTGCAGCCCTGGCCGCGGGGGCAGCGGCGGCTTGCATGCTGGACAGCGGCCGGCACGCGGCGGCCGAGGTGGTGCCGGTGCTGGAGGAGAGCCGGAGGTTTGCAGAGAGGAGCCCTGAGAGCGGCCTGCTGGGTGAGGCCTTCGGGCAGAGGAGGTGTGGGTCTGGGGACATTCAGCCCAAGCGATGCTCTGAGAGGTGGGGGGCCGGCAGAGGCTTCTCTGTGGgccgggggaagggcagaggaccCCGGGAGAGGGGCACAGGGGCCGTACCGAGGCAGCATCAGCAGCAACTGGCCCGGCTACCCGTGACCCTGACCATGCCCTCCAGGGCAGCTCTATGTTGACCTCGGCCTGAGCTACTCCCAGCTCCAACTGTTCCCGCTAGCAGCAGAGGCCTTCCTGCGGGCCCTGCCCCTGTGTCGGGGGCCAGGAGAGCAGGCCACGGTGCTGAGAAACCTCGGGGTGGCCCAAAGTGCCCTCGGCAACCATCAGGAAGCTCGGGACTTTCACCAGAAGGCCGCTGACCTGCATGGTGGGTACCcaggcctggggaagggggtagggactCAGCGGGGCTCCAGCTAGGGCTCAAGGTGGACAGACCTTTGGGGCGGGGTGTGGGGCCGGAATGTCCAGAGCCAGGGGAGGCCTGGGGGTGCAGGAGATGGGGCAGGCGGACAGGATGGGGGATGAGGGCCTAGAGGCCGAGGCCTGGGGTTGGGAAGGCAGCAGTGCGCGGAGGGCATAGCCCCGGCTGGGAGAGGAGGTCTCCTGGCGGGGTGGGCAGGTGGGGATGCCTTCTGGCCAAAACTCAGGCTGAGGAGAGGCTGGCTATGGAGAGCTGTGATCCCTGTGGTGCCCTGGGGAGGGGTACGGGAGCTGGGCGCCTCGACTCCTGGGAGCCCGCCGGGGTTGCTGGCCGACGTCTCAGCAGCCAAGGTCCCCTCTCAGGACGGGGCTGGCTCTGTCCTCAGGCTCGGTGGGGCAGCGGCGGGAGCAGGGACGAAGCTTTGGCGGCCTGGCATTCGCCCTGAGCCAGCTGGGGGACCACGGAGCCGCGCGAGACAGCTACCTGCACGCCCTCCAGGCCGCCCGGGACACCGGTGAGGGCTTAGCGGGTGGCTCGGCCAGGGGACCAGGCCAGGGGTCCCGGGGGCTGGTGGCGAGTCCTTCTGGAAGGGAGGGTCAGTGCTGCGGGGACCCGAGAGAGGACCTCCGGCCTGTCTTCCCCAGGGGACACgaaggggcaatggcaggcctgCGAGGGGCTGGGGGCCGCGGCAGCCAGGCTGGGCCGGCACGAACAGGCCTTGCGCTACTACAAGGAAGCGCTGGCCCGGAGTGAGGTGAGACCACCCCTCCCAGAACCCGCCGCTCCCTCTACGCCTCCAGCAAGCCTCGTCTGCTGCCCGTCCCGCCTTCTGTCCTCTCCTTGCCGTCTGTCCATCCACTCACCAAACGCACATCGGGCGCACTGTGCGCTAGGTCCCGGGACTCTGCTGTGAGGAAGAACCTGTCCCTTCGCAGTTCCAGGCGGGCGGTAGCAGGATCCGGGCAAGGACGTGGGGATGGGGtacaagagaaaggaagacagagcCCCCCCCAACAGCCCTCTCCAGTTTCTTGCCTCCCCAATCCGCAGAGGACTGCATAGCCCAGACCCTCCCCATTCGCCCA
This window contains:
- the TTC24 gene encoding tetratricopeptide repeat protein 24, which produces MPFSNPEAAPRGPEPEPSSSKKKKKRKRPQHEASIQALTRAGHGALLAGRSHEALTCFQRAFVLASEPPQARDTPVFRACALNLGAAYVETGDPARGLELLLRAQPAEKPQGRCHGDQCFNVALAYEALGKLPQALAWYRRALGHYRPLGDRGQAQAKMGACYRALGQPEIAAWCLQEASQAYAQAGQPQAAALAAGAAAACMLDSGRHAAAEVVPVLEESRRFAERSPESGLLGQLYVDLGLSYSQLQLFPLAAEAFLRALPLCRGPGEQATVLRNLGVAQSALGNHQEARDFHQKAADLHGSVGQRREQGRSFGGLAFALSQLGDHGAARDSYLHALQAARDTGDTKGQWQACEGLGAAAARLGRHEQALRYYKEALARSEKEPDSVRDRLVAKLADVMRTQLVQAGLVPPYTLTSAPGRTQAPGAAAGPPARAGRGGADVPHRSSRGWEEECMESQEDTEDQPLPDDVPVVSWARRLECPGTGAHLLLGGQGPLQKEHPGILVPSGPQANRSSGWPRDAPSRRRQRRPTESGFCVII